One stretch of Coriobacteriia bacterium DNA includes these proteins:
- a CDS encoding ABC transporter substrate-binding protein: protein MTRTTRTARALLIATIFAALAAIALTGCASNSGSSSATPAATSANAAGFPVTITDDASRSITVKAEPKRIVSLAPANTEILFALGLGSEVVGVTSYDDYPSQVASITKVGDFAGPNIEAVAAAKPDLILATSGVQADVVKKLEALGATVVVLDPQSLPGVYADIERVGKVTGSSDKASTLLDGMKADIQSIEAAVAASPTVSTFIEIGQNPLFTAGQGTLMDELITLAGGTNVVTQPGYVSFSSEQLIKANPSVYLATKGSSSDPSSIERRPGYSAISAIKNNRVVILDDSIVSRGGPRIVEGLKAIALALHPGIQLH, encoded by the coding sequence ATGACCCGCACTACCAGAACCGCACGGGCCCTACTGATCGCGACGATCTTCGCCGCACTGGCCGCCATTGCCCTGACAGGTTGCGCCAGCAACTCTGGTTCGAGCAGCGCGACGCCCGCAGCCACTTCCGCCAACGCCGCGGGCTTCCCCGTGACGATCACCGACGACGCGAGCCGTAGCATCACCGTCAAGGCCGAGCCGAAGCGCATCGTCTCGCTCGCACCGGCCAACACAGAGATACTGTTCGCGCTGGGTCTCGGCAGTGAGGTCGTGGGCGTGACGAGCTACGACGACTATCCCAGCCAGGTCGCCTCGATCACCAAGGTTGGCGACTTCGCCGGCCCCAACATCGAGGCCGTCGCGGCTGCCAAGCCCGACCTTATCTTGGCGACGAGCGGCGTGCAGGCCGACGTCGTCAAGAAGCTCGAGGCGCTCGGCGCGACCGTCGTCGTGCTCGATCCCCAGTCGCTGCCCGGCGTCTATGCCGACATCGAGCGAGTCGGCAAGGTGACCGGCTCCTCCGACAAGGCGTCCACGCTGCTCGACGGCATGAAGGCCGACATTCAGAGCATCGAAGCGGCCGTTGCTGCCAGCCCCACCGTCTCCACCTTCATCGAGATCGGCCAAAACCCGCTCTTCACGGCGGGCCAAGGCACGCTGATGGACGAGCTGATTACGCTTGCCGGTGGCACGAACGTGGTCACGCAGCCGGGCTACGTCAGCTTCTCCTCCGAGCAACTCATCAAGGCCAACCCCAGCGTCTACCTCGCGACAAAGGGCTCCTCGAGCGACCCTTCGTCAATCGAGAGGCGCCCGGGCTACTCGGCGATCTCAGCGATCAAGAACAACCGAGTGGTGATTCTCGACGACAGCATCGTGTCGCGTGGTGGTCCGCGCATCGTGGAGGGCCTCAAGGCGATCGCGCTGGCACTGCACCCCGGTATCCAGCTTCACTAG
- a CDS encoding iron ABC transporter permease — translation MASLVVGLMAAMVAGVAWGAVYVPPADALAALGRALHGGGGGLADTLIVQVRLPRVLLAALVGASLAGAGTLYQALFRNPLADPYILGVSSGAGLGAMIALTATAGATAMRFGVVPLAAFAGALLTMMLVVRLASLGGRLEATSLLLAGVALSYTLAAITSFVMVFAHQQMAAIVYWMMGGLGAASWEYIWMIAPMFVIGIIVPLLSTRELNLMLLGDERAGHLGLSVERFKLVILATASLLTAAAVAVSGLIGFVGLMTPHMVRLVLGPDHRRLLPASLLAGAIVLVLADLVARTILAPVEIPVGIVTAVLGGPFFIWLLIRGRRA, via the coding sequence ATGGCCTCGCTGGTCGTCGGGCTGATGGCTGCGATGGTGGCCGGCGTGGCGTGGGGCGCGGTGTACGTCCCGCCAGCCGATGCGCTCGCCGCGCTGGGCCGCGCGCTGCACGGCGGTGGCGGAGGGCTGGCCGACACGTTGATCGTGCAGGTGCGCCTGCCGCGAGTGCTTCTCGCCGCGCTCGTGGGCGCGTCGCTCGCGGGAGCGGGCACGCTGTACCAGGCGCTGTTCCGCAACCCGCTCGCCGACCCCTACATCCTCGGGGTCTCGAGCGGAGCGGGGCTCGGCGCGATGATTGCGCTGACCGCGACCGCCGGCGCGACCGCGATGCGTTTCGGTGTCGTGCCGCTCGCGGCATTCGCTGGCGCGCTGCTCACGATGATGCTGGTGGTGAGGCTGGCGTCGCTCGGCGGGCGACTCGAGGCGACGTCGCTGCTGCTTGCGGGCGTAGCGCTCTCCTACACGTTGGCGGCGATCACCTCGTTCGTGATGGTCTTCGCACACCAGCAGATGGCCGCCATCGTCTACTGGATGATGGGAGGCCTCGGCGCGGCATCGTGGGAGTACATCTGGATGATCGCGCCGATGTTCGTGATCGGCATCATCGTGCCACTGCTCTCGACCCGAGAGCTCAACCTCATGCTGTTGGGCGACGAGCGCGCGGGGCACCTCGGCCTGTCCGTCGAGCGCTTCAAGCTTGTGATACTGGCGACGGCCTCGCTCCTCACGGCGGCGGCAGTGGCAGTCTCTGGACTCATCGGCTTCGTCGGGTTGATGACGCCGCACATGGTTCGACTCGTGCTCGGCCCCGATCACCGACGGCTGCTGCCAGCGTCGCTCCTCGCCGGCGCAATCGTGTTGGTCCTCGCCGACCTTGTCGCGCGGACCATTCTGGCGCCGGTCGAAATCCCCGTGGGGATCGTCACCGCGGTGCTCGGCGGGCCGTTCTTCATCTGGCTGCTGATTCGTGGGAGGCGCGCGTGA